Proteins encoded in a region of the Candidatus Brocadiaceae bacterium genome:
- a CDS encoding phosphoglycerate dehydrogenase: MKTVLLADKLPEECRRILEAGGLTVVNRPGLSEDELKQAVRGVSGIVCRSGVRITCEVLQAADVLEAICRAGVGVDNVDVAAASRRGVAVMNTPGGNAVSTAEHTFALLLGLARKIGPAYISMRSGAWNRSQFLGSQLAGSTLGVIGFGRVGQEVSRRAIAFGMRVCVHDPFVGPDTAAKLGVQLVDELPDLLRESDYVTLHVPENDKTRGMIGAEQVAMMKPGACIINCARGSVLDQATVLAALNDGRLGGLAVDVYPTEPPESFEFVQNDKVLATPHLGASTHAAQLAVAVQAAEQMVDALQRRHYRNAVNIGTVAPEEMKVLRPYCDLAVRIGKLVAQISTGRPERLEVSCRGEIAEGSTDPIVSYGAMGVMQGSLGDDVNIVSAPHLAAERRVRITGSATVGLEAGFANLVEISLVTDAGTFEAAGTVFAPELARIVRIDGFMVELAPVGDVLILHGNDVPGVIGKVGAILGAGGVNIARMTVGRHDVGGKTLLALNVDTPCTPACIDRLVALPEVDAARSVHL, encoded by the coding sequence ATGAAGACCGTACTGCTGGCCGACAAGCTCCCCGAGGAATGCCGCCGGATACTGGAGGCCGGGGGGCTGACGGTTGTGAACCGCCCGGGCCTGTCCGAAGACGAGTTGAAGCAGGCCGTTCGGGGCGTCAGCGGCATCGTCTGCCGCTCCGGCGTGCGCATCACCTGCGAGGTGCTCCAGGCGGCCGACGTTCTGGAGGCCATCTGCCGGGCGGGTGTCGGGGTGGACAACGTGGACGTGGCCGCCGCGTCGCGTCGCGGCGTGGCCGTGATGAACACCCCGGGCGGCAACGCCGTCAGCACGGCCGAGCACACGTTCGCCCTGCTGCTGGGGCTGGCGCGGAAGATCGGTCCGGCCTACATCTCCATGCGGTCGGGGGCCTGGAACCGGTCGCAGTTCCTCGGCAGCCAGCTTGCCGGCAGCACGCTGGGCGTCATCGGGTTCGGCCGCGTGGGGCAGGAGGTCAGCCGGCGCGCCATCGCCTTCGGCATGAGGGTGTGCGTCCACGACCCCTTCGTGGGCCCCGATACGGCCGCCAAGCTTGGCGTGCAACTCGTCGACGAGCTGCCCGACCTGCTTCGGGAGAGCGACTACGTGACCCTGCACGTCCCGGAGAACGACAAGACGCGCGGGATGATCGGTGCCGAGCAGGTCGCGATGATGAAGCCGGGCGCCTGCATCATCAACTGCGCGCGCGGGTCCGTGCTGGACCAGGCGACGGTTCTGGCGGCCCTGAACGACGGCCGCCTCGGCGGGCTGGCGGTGGACGTCTACCCGACCGAGCCTCCCGAGAGCTTCGAGTTCGTGCAGAACGACAAGGTCCTGGCGACCCCGCATCTGGGCGCCTCCACGCATGCGGCCCAGCTCGCCGTGGCCGTGCAGGCCGCCGAGCAGATGGTCGACGCCCTGCAGCGCCGCCACTACCGCAACGCCGTCAACATCGGCACGGTTGCGCCGGAGGAGATGAAGGTCCTGCGGCCCTACTGCGACCTGGCCGTGCGGATCGGCAAGCTCGTCGCCCAGATCAGCACGGGCCGCCCGGAGCGCCTCGAGGTCTCCTGCCGCGGCGAGATCGCCGAGGGCAGCACCGATCCCATCGTCAGCTACGGCGCCATGGGCGTCATGCAGGGCAGTCTGGGCGACGACGTCAACATCGTCAGCGCCCCGCATCTGGCGGCCGAGCGGCGTGTCCGGATCACCGGCAGCGCGACGGTGGGGCTGGAGGCCGGGTTCGCCAACCTTGTCGAGATCTCCCTGGTCACCGATGCGGGAACGTTCGAGGCGGCCGGCACGGTCTTCGCCCCCGAACTGGCGCGCATCGTGCGCATCGACGGGTTCATGGTCGAGCTGGCGCCCGTCGGCGACGTGCTCATCCTCCACGGCAACGACGTGCCGGGCGTTATCGGCAAGGTCGGCGCCATCCTGGGCGCCGGCGGCGTCAACATCGCCCGGATGACCGTCGGGCGGCACGACGTCGGGGGCAAGACCCTGCTGGCTCTGAACGTCGACACTCCCTGCACGCCGGCGTGCATCGACCGGCTCGTGGCCCTGCCCGAAGTCGATGCCGCCCGGTCCGTCCATCTGTAG
- a CDS encoding thiamine pyrophosphate-dependent dehydrogenase E1 component subunit alpha, whose protein sequence is MTTALDIDLQTPLGRYRAMLLIRRTEEAIGELIAEGVVRGTAHLSIGQEACAVGALAAARPDDPVVSSHRGHGHFLARVLDPAPLLAELMGKAAGPCAGRGGSQHLCSVRHAFYGTNGITGGGLPVATGLALAEKLTGGARTVLCFFGDGASSQGTFHESLNMAALWDLPVLYVCENNGYAMSTRFRDTTRVPSVAARAAGCGLEARPVDGMDVEAVRETTAAALDVVRTQRRPMLIEAECYRFCGHSKSDRLLYRTRDEEAAWQRRDPLRTARARLLADGLAPEALDALERGVCTCVADARRTLAEAPAPTPEQVLTSPYASETAP, encoded by the coding sequence GTGACGACGGCACTGGACATCGACCTGCAGACGCCCTTGGGGCGCTACCGGGCGATGCTGCTGATCCGCCGGACGGAGGAGGCGATCGGCGAGTTGATCGCCGAGGGCGTCGTGCGCGGCACGGCCCATCTGTCGATCGGCCAGGAGGCCTGCGCCGTGGGGGCCCTGGCGGCCGCCCGGCCGGACGATCCGGTGGTGAGCAGCCACCGGGGACACGGCCACTTCCTGGCGCGCGTGCTGGACCCCGCCCCCCTGCTGGCCGAGCTGATGGGCAAGGCGGCCGGCCCCTGCGCGGGCCGCGGCGGAAGCCAGCACCTCTGCAGCGTGCGCCACGCCTTCTACGGCACGAACGGCATCACCGGCGGCGGCCTGCCCGTGGCCACCGGCCTGGCGCTGGCCGAGAAGCTGACCGGCGGCGCCCGCACCGTGCTCTGCTTCTTCGGTGACGGCGCCAGCAGCCAGGGCACCTTCCACGAGAGCCTCAACATGGCGGCCCTCTGGGACCTCCCCGTCCTGTACGTCTGCGAGAACAACGGCTACGCGATGAGCACCCGCTTCCGGGACACGACCAGGGTGCCCAGCGTCGCCGCGCGCGCGGCCGGCTGCGGGCTGGAGGCCCGGCCGGTGGACGGCATGGACGTGGAAGCCGTGCGCGAGACGACCGCCGCCGCCCTGGACGTCGTGCGCACGCAGCGCCGGCCCATGCTGATCGAAGCCGAATGCTACCGCTTCTGCGGGCACTCGAAGAGCGACCGGCTCCTCTACCGCACCCGCGACGAAGAGGCGGCCTGGCAGCGGCGCGACCCGCTGCGGACCGCCCGCGCGCGGCTGCTCGCCGACGGCCTGGCACCGGAGGCCCTGGACGCACTCGAACGCGGCGTATGCACGTGTGTCGCAGACGCCCGCCGCACCCTCGCCGAGGCGCCCGCGCCCACGCCCGAACAGGTGCTCACCTCCCCCTACGCCAGCGAGACCGCCCCGTGA
- a CDS encoding alpha-ketoacid dehydrogenase subunit beta, with protein MHVCRRRPPHPRRGARAHARTGAHLPLRQRDRPVNQPRTPTLCDELRRALREALEHDPRLILLGEDLREYGGAFAVTRGLHEAFPDRVLNTPISENGFVGVATGAAMAGMRVVVELMFMDFVTLAMDQIVNHAAKIHYMYAGQINVPIVLRMPFGGHRGYGPSHSQSLAAWFLSVPGLKVVAPSSAAHAAALLTAAIRDDDPVLFLEHKLLYGRRLQAEPEGLEQVAIGRARVVRTGTDVSIVTYAHGVLLALQAAQDLAREGIEAEVVDLMTLKPYDAEAVFASVRRTGKAVFLEEGVKTGGVMAELCAAVAEQCLWDLDGRLVRVGARDLPIPAAVDAEAMVLPGVADVVRAARAACDA; from the coding sequence ATGCACGTGTGTCGCAGACGCCCGCCGCACCCTCGCCGAGGCGCCCGCGCCCACGCCCGAACAGGTGCTCACCTCCCCCTACGCCAGCGAGACCGCCCCGTGAACCAGCCGCGCACGCCCACCCTCTGCGACGAACTCCGCCGCGCGCTGCGCGAAGCCCTGGAGCACGACCCCCGGCTGATCCTCCTGGGCGAGGACCTGCGCGAATACGGCGGCGCCTTCGCGGTCACTCGCGGCCTGCACGAGGCCTTCCCGGACCGCGTCCTGAACACCCCGATCAGCGAGAACGGCTTCGTCGGCGTGGCCACCGGCGCGGCCATGGCCGGGATGCGCGTCGTCGTGGAGTTGATGTTCATGGACTTCGTGACGCTGGCCATGGACCAGATCGTCAACCACGCCGCGAAGATCCACTACATGTACGCCGGCCAGATCAACGTGCCCATCGTGCTGCGCATGCCGTTCGGCGGGCACCGCGGCTACGGCCCCAGCCACTCGCAGTCCCTGGCCGCCTGGTTCCTGAGCGTGCCGGGACTGAAGGTCGTCGCGCCGTCGTCGGCCGCGCATGCGGCCGCCCTGCTGACGGCGGCCATCCGCGACGACGATCCGGTGCTGTTCCTCGAACACAAGTTGCTCTACGGCCGCCGGCTGCAGGCGGAGCCGGAGGGGCTGGAGCAGGTCGCCATCGGCCGGGCGCGCGTGGTGCGCACGGGCACGGACGTGAGCATCGTGACATATGCCCACGGCGTGCTCCTGGCCCTTCAGGCGGCTCAGGACCTGGCGCGGGAGGGCATCGAGGCCGAGGTCGTGGACCTGATGACACTGAAGCCGTACGACGCCGAGGCCGTCTTCGCCTCCGTACGCCGGACGGGGAAGGCCGTCTTCCTGGAGGAGGGCGTCAAGACGGGCGGGGTCATGGCGGAGCTGTGTGCCGCCGTCGCCGAGCAATGCCTGTGGGACCTGGACGGCCGGCTCGTGCGCGTGGGCGCGCGCGACCTGCCCATTCCGGCCGCCGTGGACGCCGAGGCGATGGTCCTGCCCGGCGTGGCGGACGTGGTGCGCGCCGCCCGGGCCGCATGCGACGCGTAA
- a CDS encoding cellulase family glycosylhydrolase, whose protein sequence is MVSAAKLPRWRGFNLLSMFNVDRMAAFPEADFRRMRDWGFDFARLPLDYRCWIVDGDPARIDERVLEDLDEALESGRRHGIHVCMNFHRAPGYTVASPQEALSVWTDEEARRTCTAHWRTFAARYAGVPAEDLSFNLFNEPARIGDHGFTPARYRQVVRQVTDAIWSEDPGRLVICDGYLWGRRPVPELVDLGVAQATRAYEPHWLTHYKAPWAGGEAHPEPHWPGPPGARGSDLWDIDRLREYWRPWKELADSGVGVHCSEGGAYSPVPHAVVLAWLEDALTVLDEYGIGWALWNLRGAFGVLDSGRQDVRYEDLEGHNLDRAMLEVLLRH, encoded by the coding sequence ATGGTCTCGGCCGCGAAACTGCCCCGGTGGCGGGGGTTCAATTTGCTCTCGATGTTCAACGTTGACCGGATGGCCGCGTTCCCGGAGGCCGACTTCCGGCGGATGCGGGACTGGGGGTTCGACTTCGCCCGGCTGCCGCTCGACTACCGCTGCTGGATCGTCGACGGGGATCCCGCGCGCATCGACGAGCGCGTTCTGGAGGACCTGGACGAGGCCCTGGAGTCCGGCCGTCGGCACGGCATCCACGTCTGCATGAACTTCCACCGCGCACCCGGCTACACCGTGGCGAGCCCGCAGGAGGCGCTGAGCGTCTGGACCGATGAGGAGGCGCGCCGGACCTGCACCGCCCACTGGCGGACGTTCGCAGCCCGCTATGCGGGCGTCCCCGCCGAGGATCTGAGCTTCAACCTCTTCAACGAGCCGGCCCGCATCGGCGATCACGGCTTCACGCCTGCCCGCTACCGCCAGGTCGTGCGGCAGGTGACCGACGCCATCTGGTCCGAGGACCCCGGGCGGCTGGTCATCTGCGACGGCTACCTCTGGGGGCGGCGTCCGGTGCCGGAGCTGGTCGACCTGGGCGTGGCCCAGGCGACCCGCGCCTACGAGCCGCACTGGCTGACGCACTACAAGGCCCCGTGGGCCGGCGGCGAGGCGCATCCGGAGCCCCACTGGCCGGGGCCGCCCGGCGCCCGCGGCTCGGACCTGTGGGACATCGACCGGCTGCGCGAGTACTGGCGCCCATGGAAGGAACTGGCCGATTCCGGCGTCGGCGTGCACTGCAGCGAGGGCGGCGCCTACAGCCCCGTGCCGCACGCGGTCGTCCTGGCCTGGCTGGAGGACGCCCTGACGGTGCTGGACGAGTACGGCATCGGCTGGGCGCTCTGGAACCTGCGCGGGGCCTTCGGCGTGCTGGACAGCGGGCGGCAGGACGTCCGCTACGAGGACCTCGAGGGCCACAACCTGGACCGCGCGATGCTTGAAGTGCTTCTTCGGCACTGA
- a CDS encoding cyclodeaminase/cyclohydrolase family protein gives MPMYRQGSLSAYVEEAAARKPTPGGGSVSALAGALAAAMGEMSANYTQSADCTQSADCAQSADCARSADEARALCEVLGSCRDRLLELVDGDVVAYGRVHAAYGMPKGTQAERGARREAIRTALRGAMEAPLDVMRQCARVAEAADRLADAGNPNLITDVGVSAVLAEAACAAARLNVEVNLKYLKDDGATEVACREMDDLTRRTAGVRRSVAEKVARHLAG, from the coding sequence ATGCCCATGTACCGCCAGGGGTCCCTCAGCGCCTACGTCGAAGAGGCGGCCGCCCGCAAGCCCACGCCCGGCGGCGGCAGCGTCAGCGCGCTGGCCGGGGCGCTGGCGGCGGCGATGGGCGAGATGTCCGCGAACTACACGCAGTCGGCCGACTGCACGCAGTCGGCGGACTGCGCGCAGTCGGCGGACTGCGCGCGGTCGGCCGACGAAGCCCGCGCGCTGTGCGAGGTTCTGGGATCCTGTCGGGACCGTCTCCTGGAGCTTGTCGACGGCGACGTCGTCGCCTACGGCCGCGTCCACGCCGCCTACGGGATGCCGAAGGGCACGCAGGCCGAACGCGGCGCGCGGCGCGAGGCGATCCGGACTGCGCTCCGAGGGGCGATGGAGGCTCCCCTGGACGTGATGCGGCAGTGCGCGCGGGTGGCCGAAGCGGCGGACCGCCTGGCCGACGCGGGCAACCCGAACCTGATCACGGACGTCGGCGTCAGCGCCGTGCTGGCCGAGGCGGCATGTGCGGCGGCCCGCCTGAACGTCGAGGTGAACCTGAAGTACCTGAAGGACGACGGTGCGACGGAGGTCGCCTGCCGCGAGATGGATGATCTGACGCGCCGGACGGCCGGCGTTCGCCGGAGCGTGGCCGAGAAGGTTGCGCGTCACCTGGCGGGGTAA
- a CDS encoding L,D-transpeptidase family protein produces MKKLVALIVAAALLGIIVSKRRDGDAPAPQGVGSGDDDVVVIDSGSPSPAAAAAAAPVAAAAPVAAAGTRLAAPTPAEPAVSVGAAAPPPGASLPVAARGPSQLPGAEFAAQVDQAARLLQEGRRLEARALLSELYVHSRGEAAARLRALLDGINADLVFSPRSVEGAIVHEVQAGQVLTTIGRKYGVHWRMIQRLNGMRTDRVKPGQRLKIIAGPASVVAWKGEFRLALFMNGVYVKEYPMGIGREDLTPCGEFEVANMLVEPTWYKPEGGIVEYGQEGHLLGDRWIGFRDEPGATGLGIHGTHDETSIGTKCSNGCLRMKNLDVGELYDFMTVGSRVQILE; encoded by the coding sequence ATGAAGAAGCTGGTGGCCCTGATCGTTGCGGCGGCTCTTCTGGGGATCATCGTGTCGAAGAGACGCGACGGCGACGCACCCGCTCCGCAGGGCGTCGGATCCGGGGACGACGACGTGGTCGTCATCGACAGTGGCTCCCCTTCGCCGGCCGCTGCGGCCGCGGCCGCGCCCGTGGCCGCAGCCGCGCCCGTGGCGGCGGCCGGCACGCGGCTTGCCGCGCCGACTCCGGCCGAGCCGGCCGTTTCGGTCGGGGCGGCTGCTCCGCCCCCGGGTGCATCCCTCCCGGTTGCGGCGCGTGGGCCGTCGCAGTTGCCGGGAGCGGAGTTCGCCGCGCAGGTCGACCAGGCGGCTCGACTGCTCCAGGAGGGCCGGCGCCTGGAAGCGCGCGCGCTGCTGAGCGAGCTGTACGTCCACTCGCGGGGCGAGGCGGCCGCGCGGTTGCGCGCCCTGCTGGACGGCATCAATGCCGACCTGGTGTTCTCCCCGCGCTCGGTCGAGGGAGCCATCGTGCATGAAGTGCAGGCCGGCCAGGTCCTCACGACGATCGGCCGCAAGTACGGCGTCCACTGGCGCATGATCCAGCGCCTGAACGGGATGCGGACGGACCGGGTGAAGCCCGGGCAGCGCCTGAAGATCATCGCCGGCCCGGCGAGCGTCGTGGCCTGGAAGGGCGAGTTCCGTCTGGCGCTGTTCATGAACGGGGTCTACGTGAAGGAATATCCCATGGGCATCGGGCGGGAGGACCTGACGCCGTGCGGGGAGTTCGAGGTGGCCAATATGCTGGTGGAGCCGACGTGGTACAAGCCCGAGGGCGGCATCGTCGAATACGGCCAGGAGGGCCATCTGCTCGGCGACCGCTGGATCGGGTTCCGGGACGAGCCCGGCGCCACCGGCCTGGGCATCCACGGCACGCACGACGAGACGTCCATCGGCACGAAGTGTTCGAACGGCTGCCTGCGCATGAAGAACCTGGATGTCGGCGAGCTGTATGACTTTATGACCGTCGGCAGCCGCGTGCAGATCCTCGAGTGA
- a CDS encoding GGDEF domain-containing protein: protein MGASPECEFEQIEWPLRIIFVGSICLTILLMVALGYLVPQWSSLPAVARVVLPAGTAWSLLVSGYGLCVRCRTPRVVNEAMERRTLLDAGTGVFNSRYLDMRLAEHEDLARRHGDFVSVLWVNLDGFGKVNAGHGYQAGDVVLRTLAGTMARQLRSCDVFGRIGGDDFLAVLPQTDRRQAHIPAERLRVSVEECVCQAEGGKVVDSLHVSIGVAAYPVNGETMHDVVQAAGRALRQAKDAGGNTVVSAEDFIHSDSRADAIIRKVRSQPNA from the coding sequence ATGGGTGCATCGCCGGAATGTGAGTTCGAGCAGATCGAGTGGCCGTTGCGCATCATCTTCGTCGGCTCCATCTGCCTGACGATCCTTTTGATGGTTGCGCTCGGCTACCTTGTCCCCCAGTGGTCCTCGCTGCCGGCAGTGGCGCGCGTCGTGCTCCCGGCCGGGACGGCGTGGTCGCTGCTCGTCAGCGGCTACGGGCTCTGCGTGCGGTGCAGGACCCCGCGGGTGGTCAATGAGGCCATGGAGCGGCGGACGCTCCTGGACGCAGGGACCGGCGTCTTCAATTCCCGCTATCTGGACATGCGCCTTGCCGAGCATGAGGACCTCGCCCGCCGTCACGGGGACTTTGTCTCGGTGCTCTGGGTGAACCTGGACGGCTTCGGGAAGGTGAATGCCGGCCACGGCTACCAGGCCGGGGATGTCGTGCTCAGGACGCTGGCGGGGACGATGGCCCGGCAACTGCGTTCCTGTGACGTGTTCGGGCGCATCGGCGGCGATGACTTCCTGGCCGTCCTGCCCCAGACCGACCGACGCCAGGCGCATATCCCGGCCGAGCGATTGCGGGTGAGCGTCGAGGAATGCGTCTGCCAGGCCGAGGGGGGGAAGGTCGTGGACTCCCTGCACGTCAGCATCGGTGTGGCCGCCTACCCCGTGAACGGCGAGACGATGCACGACGTCGTCCAGGCGGCCGGCCGGGCACTCCGCCAGGCCAAGGATGCCGGCGGGAACACTGTGGTGTCGGCCGAGGACTTCATCCATTCCGACTCGAGGGCCGACGCCATCATCCGGAAGGTGAGGAGCCAGCCGAACGCCTGA
- the lepA gene encoding elongation factor 4 — MPECIRNFCIVAHIDHGKSTLADRFLQLTHAVADREFHELMLDDMDLERERGITIKASCVTMFHPSGSAQRRLNLIDTPGHVDFSYEVSRSLRACEGAVVLVDANQGIQAQTVANLDLALSHGLTIIPAVTKIDLPDARPIETMDEMEQTFGFDPDEILAVSGKTGQGVTELLEAIVQRVPAPGGDADGPLRALVFDSFYNEYRGVVLFVRVVDGSIEPGQVIRLVGSGRECEVTEVGIFRPAMEAQDRLGCGEVGYLMAGVKNIRDVRIGDTITLRDRPTPQPLPGYREPKPMVFCGLYPQESGDLGALRSALEKLSLNDSSFVFEAETSEALGFGFRCGFLGLLHMEIVQERLERENDIAIIQTAPNVTYEIVWKDGRVERIDRPARMPQPDEMAEVREPWVKVSLILPVQFMGNVMKLIERRRGEKGRTEFLGDQRARILYEMPLAEVVYDFFDKLKSFTRGYGTMDYEVVGYRASDLVKVQVLVNKRPVDALSIICHRSEADRRGRRIVQLLRKKIDRHQFVIPIQAAIGSRVIARETVSALRKDVTAKCYGGDITRKRKLLEQQKAGKKRMKAVGNVFIPQQAFMAVLEGEES, encoded by the coding sequence ATGCCCGAGTGCATTCGCAACTTCTGCATCGTCGCCCACATCGACCACGGGAAGTCCACGCTGGCCGACCGCTTCCTGCAGTTGACGCACGCGGTGGCCGACCGCGAGTTCCATGAGCTGATGCTGGACGACATGGACCTGGAACGCGAGCGCGGCATCACGATCAAGGCGAGCTGCGTGACGATGTTCCACCCGTCCGGCTCGGCGCAGCGGCGACTGAACCTGATCGACACGCCCGGGCACGTGGACTTCAGCTACGAGGTGTCCCGCAGCCTGCGGGCCTGCGAGGGGGCCGTGGTGCTGGTGGACGCCAACCAGGGGATCCAGGCGCAGACGGTGGCGAACCTGGACCTGGCGCTCAGCCACGGGCTGACGATCATCCCGGCCGTGACCAAGATCGACCTGCCGGATGCGCGCCCGATCGAGACGATGGACGAGATGGAGCAGACGTTCGGGTTCGACCCGGACGAGATCCTGGCCGTGAGCGGCAAGACGGGCCAGGGCGTGACGGAGCTTCTGGAGGCGATCGTGCAGCGGGTGCCCGCGCCGGGCGGCGACGCGGACGGGCCGCTGCGGGCGCTGGTGTTCGACTCGTTCTACAACGAGTACCGCGGCGTGGTGCTGTTCGTGCGGGTGGTGGACGGGAGCATCGAGCCGGGGCAGGTGATCCGCCTCGTCGGATCGGGGCGCGAGTGCGAGGTGACCGAGGTGGGCATCTTCCGCCCCGCCATGGAGGCGCAGGACCGGCTGGGCTGCGGGGAGGTCGGCTACCTGATGGCGGGGGTCAAGAACATCCGCGACGTGCGGATCGGCGACACGATCACGCTGCGGGACCGCCCGACGCCGCAGCCGCTGCCCGGCTACCGCGAGCCGAAGCCGATGGTGTTCTGCGGCCTCTACCCGCAGGAGAGCGGTGACCTGGGCGCGCTCCGCTCGGCGCTGGAGAAGCTGTCGCTGAACGATTCGTCGTTCGTGTTCGAGGCGGAGACCTCGGAGGCGCTGGGATTCGGGTTCCGGTGCGGGTTCCTGGGCCTGCTGCACATGGAGATCGTGCAGGAGCGGCTGGAGCGGGAGAACGACATCGCGATCATTCAGACGGCGCCGAACGTGACCTACGAGATCGTCTGGAAGGACGGTCGCGTGGAGCGGATCGACCGGCCCGCACGGATGCCGCAGCCCGACGAGATGGCCGAGGTGCGGGAGCCCTGGGTGAAGGTGAGCCTGATCCTGCCGGTGCAGTTCATGGGCAACGTGATGAAGCTGATCGAGCGGCGTCGCGGGGAGAAGGGCCGCACGGAGTTCCTGGGCGACCAGCGGGCGCGCATCTTGTACGAGATGCCCCTGGCGGAGGTCGTCTATGACTTCTTCGACAAGCTGAAGTCGTTCACGCGCGGCTACGGCACGATGGACTACGAGGTGGTCGGCTACCGGGCCAGCGATCTGGTGAAGGTGCAGGTGCTGGTGAACAAGCGGCCGGTGGACGCGCTCTCGATCATCTGCCACCGGAGCGAGGCGGACCGGCGCGGCCGCCGCATCGTGCAGTTGCTGCGCAAGAAGATCGACCGGCACCAGTTCGTCATCCCGATCCAGGCGGCGATCGGCAGCCGGGTGATCGCGCGCGAGACCGTCAGCGCCCTGCGCAAGGACGTGACCGCCAAGTGCTACGGGGGCGACATCACCCGCAAGCGCAAGCTGCTGGAGCAGCAGAAGGCGGGCAAGAAGCGCATGAAGGCCGTCGGCAACGTGTTCATCCCGCAGCAGGCGTTCATGGCGGTCCTGGAGGGCGAGGAATCGTGA
- a CDS encoding tyrosine-type recombinase/integrase, giving the protein MGNNVHRGFMRLVKRAGVKRCTIHGLRRTFVGQLAMAGVSAAVTQKLAGRTAIGTTVKHYTGLMPEALRDAQSRLPFGAVLAEVSESDRGTVAAGGEKTAQILNSACAGS; this is encoded by the coding sequence GTGGGGAACAACGTGCACCGTGGCTTCATGCGCCTGGTCAAGAGGGCCGGGGTGAAGCGCTGCACGATCCACGGCCTGCGGCGTACGTTCGTCGGTCAGCTTGCGATGGCCGGCGTGAGTGCGGCAGTGACGCAGAAGCTCGCCGGGCGCACCGCGATCGGCACAACGGTCAAACACTACACGGGCCTCATGCCGGAAGCGTTACGCGATGCACAGAGCCGGCTGCCGTTCGGCGCGGTCCTGGCGGAGGTATCAGAATCGGATCGCGGGACAGTTGCGGCAGGGGGAGAGAAAACGGCGCAGATCCTAAACTCGGCCTGCGCCGGGAGTTAG
- a CDS encoding integration host factor subunit beta — translation MTNRTVTKRELCERIAKCTGYPQVMTKEIIQMFLDEVIAELAKGNRMEFRNFGVLDTRLQPARKARNPRTDEVVHVPAKAVVCFKVGKSMQNQAQAALPTLLENHQDGE, via the coding sequence GTGACCAATCGAACCGTGACGAAGCGGGAACTCTGCGAGCGAATCGCCAAATGCACGGGGTATCCCCAAGTCATGACGAAAGAGATCATCCAGATGTTCCTGGACGAGGTGATCGCCGAGCTTGCCAAGGGGAACCGCATGGAGTTCCGGAACTTCGGCGTCCTGGACACGCGGCTCCAGCCGGCCCGCAAGGCGAGGAACCCGCGCACCGACGAGGTCGTGCACGTTCCCGCCAAGGCCGTCGTCTGCTTCAAGGTCGGCAAGAGCATGCAGAACCAGGCCCAGGCCGCCCTGCCCACGCTGCTGGAGAACCACCAGGACGGCGAGTAG